The proteins below are encoded in one region of Streptomyces cyanogenus:
- a CDS encoding sugar ABC transporter permease: MHDMADHTRAEPAAPTAGTPRPHGTRAVARAVERSAAAVRDRLRAGELGSLPVVLVLGVVWIVFQSLNANFLSPRNLSNLSVDIVGTGLMAVGLVFVLLLGELDLSVGSISGLAAAIFAVLNVNLGVPDWLALVMGVLTGTVAGTVQGYSFAKARVPAFVVTLAGLLTWNGVMLSVLGTNGTVNLDENGLVAKLTSSYFTDPGAAYGLAALGTGLVFLSSFLDRRRRKAAGMPHRSLRGIAARTAGLAVIAFAAAYVLNRFQGLPLALLIFLVVVAGLDVVLRRTHYGRQVYALGGGVEAARRASLSVTRVQTTVLAVSGTMAAIGGLFMASRITSVSQGSGSGVLLLNAVAAAVIGGTSLFGGRGTTWSAVLGMLVIQSISSGMALTDTPTAVQLVITGGVLFAAAVIDSLSRRSQEAHGRA, translated from the coding sequence CCACACGCGGGCCGAACCCGCCGCACCCACCGCAGGCACCCCCCGGCCGCACGGCACGCGGGCCGTCGCCCGTGCCGTGGAGAGGTCGGCCGCCGCCGTCCGGGACAGGCTCCGCGCCGGCGAACTGGGCTCGCTCCCCGTCGTCCTCGTCCTCGGCGTGGTCTGGATCGTCTTCCAGTCCCTCAACGCCAACTTCCTCTCGCCCCGGAACCTGTCCAACCTGAGCGTGGACATCGTGGGCACGGGCCTGATGGCGGTCGGCCTGGTCTTCGTCCTGCTGCTCGGTGAACTCGACCTGTCGGTGGGCTCGATCAGCGGCCTCGCGGCGGCGATCTTCGCCGTTCTGAACGTGAACCTCGGCGTTCCGGACTGGCTCGCCCTCGTCATGGGGGTCCTCACGGGCACCGTGGCGGGAACCGTCCAGGGGTACTCCTTCGCCAAGGCCCGGGTGCCGGCGTTCGTCGTCACCCTCGCCGGCCTGCTCACCTGGAACGGCGTCATGCTCTCCGTCCTCGGGACGAACGGCACCGTCAACCTCGACGAGAACGGGCTCGTCGCCAAGCTGACCAGCTCCTACTTCACCGACCCCGGTGCCGCCTACGGCCTGGCGGCCCTCGGCACGGGCCTGGTCTTCCTGTCGTCGTTCCTGGACAGGCGGCGCCGCAAGGCCGCCGGCATGCCGCACCGCTCGCTGCGGGGCATAGCGGCACGTACGGCGGGACTCGCGGTGATCGCGTTCGCCGCGGCGTACGTGCTGAACCGGTTCCAGGGCCTGCCGCTCGCCCTCCTGATCTTCCTCGTGGTGGTGGCCGGCCTGGACGTCGTGCTGCGTCGCACGCACTACGGACGTCAGGTCTACGCACTCGGCGGCGGTGTCGAGGCGGCCCGCCGTGCCAGTCTCAGCGTGACCAGGGTGCAGACGACGGTGCTCGCGGTGTCCGGCACCATGGCCGCGATCGGCGGTCTGTTCATGGCCTCGCGCATCACCTCGGTGAGCCAGGGCTCGGGCTCGGGTGTCCTGTTGCTCAACGCCGTCGCGGCGGCCGTCATCGGGGGCACCAGCCTGTTCGGAGGCCGCGGCACGACCTGGTCCGCGGTGCTCGGCATGCTGGTCATCCAGTCGATCTCGTCGGGCATGGCGCTCACCGACACCCCTACGGCCGTCCAGTTGGTGATCACGGGCGGGGTGTTGTTCGCCGCGGCGGTCATCGACTCCCTGTCGCGCCGCTCGCAGGAGGCCCACGGACGCGCTTGA
- a CDS encoding cation acetate symporter has protein sequence MNDYGSGTQALVLVLFSTLVTLTLLMCVMAGPDRDDLTNFYTGYRSLTPLKNGLAIAGDYISAATVLSTTGIIALAGYDGYVLAVSTALSLVLLMFLLAEPLRNAGSFTMGDVLARTMPGRAVRIASCVVTLSATLPFLVVQLSGAGSLLTFILGMSHEAGARTVCIVLVGSLMIIYAAIGGMRGTALVQMIKIVLLLGTSVTVAALVLNRFDWSPGEVLRAAERGSGTGPAFLSQGLQLGTSASQRLDFASLQITVILGAACLPHITMRLYSSRDVPAVRRSMSWAVGTVTTFCLLVIVMGTGAAALVGSQYITAADPHGRTSMLMLSRALGGGAGSASTTVLYAAVAGTIFITLLSSVAGMTLAAASSLAHDLFAHALRRERAEPRTEMTVAAWTSVAVGTVAVLLSVLVQNWDVGVLTTLAICIGASAVAPALTYSLFWRGFTRTGLLASLYGGTACALVLMAFSKAVSGTPSAVFPHADFGWFPLQSTGLVSIPFGYLAGWLGSRLDHRRRAAESRENRRLYEESEARLLAAAE, from the coding sequence ATGAACGACTACGGCTCGGGGACCCAGGCACTCGTCCTGGTCCTGTTCAGCACCCTGGTGACCCTCACGCTGCTGATGTGCGTGATGGCGGGGCCGGACCGCGACGACCTGACGAACTTCTACACCGGGTACCGTTCCCTCACCCCGCTCAAGAACGGCCTGGCGATCGCGGGCGACTACATCTCCGCGGCCACGGTGCTGAGCACCACCGGCATCATCGCGCTCGCCGGCTACGACGGTTACGTCCTGGCGGTGAGCACCGCCCTGTCGCTGGTGCTGCTGATGTTCCTGCTGGCCGAGCCGCTGCGCAACGCCGGCAGCTTCACCATGGGCGACGTCCTGGCCCGCACCATGCCCGGGCGGGCCGTCCGCATCGCCTCCTGCGTCGTGACGCTCTCGGCGACCCTTCCCTTCCTGGTCGTCCAGCTCTCGGGGGCCGGTTCGCTGCTCACCTTCATCCTGGGCATGTCGCACGAGGCCGGCGCCCGGACGGTGTGCATCGTCCTCGTCGGCAGCCTCATGATCATCTATGCGGCGATCGGCGGCATGCGGGGCACCGCGCTCGTCCAGATGATCAAGATCGTGCTCCTGCTCGGCACCAGCGTCACCGTCGCCGCTCTGGTCCTCAACCGCTTCGACTGGAGCCCCGGCGAGGTGCTCCGGGCCGCCGAACGCGGCAGTGGAACGGGCCCGGCATTCCTCAGCCAGGGGCTCCAGCTGGGCACCTCGGCAAGTCAGCGGCTGGACTTCGCCAGCCTGCAGATCACCGTGATCCTCGGCGCGGCCTGCCTGCCGCACATCACGATGCGGCTGTACTCCTCACGCGACGTGCCCGCCGTGCGCCGCTCCATGTCGTGGGCGGTCGGTACGGTCACCACGTTCTGCCTGCTCGTGATCGTCATGGGTACGGGCGCGGCGGCCCTGGTGGGATCGCAGTACATCACCGCGGCCGATCCGCACGGCCGGACGTCGATGCTCATGCTGTCCCGTGCGCTCGGCGGCGGCGCCGGCTCCGCGAGCACGACGGTTCTCTACGCGGCCGTGGCGGGCACGATATTCATCACCCTGCTGTCCTCGGTCGCGGGGATGACCCTCGCCGCGGCCTCGTCGCTCGCCCACGACCTGTTCGCCCACGCGCTGCGACGGGAACGGGCGGAACCGCGTACGGAGATGACGGTGGCGGCGTGGACGAGCGTGGCGGTGGGGACCGTCGCCGTACTGCTCTCCGTCCTGGTCCAGAACTGGGACGTCGGTGTGCTGACCACGCTGGCGATCTGCATCGGGGCATCGGCCGTCGCCCCCGCGCTGACCTACTCGCTGTTCTGGCGCGGATTCACGCGCACCGGCCTGCTCGCCAGCCTCTACGGGGGCACGGCCTGCGCCCTGGTGCTGATGGCCTTCTCCAAGGCGGTTTCGGGCACGCCCTCCGCCGTCTTCCCGCACGCGGACTTCGGCTGGTTCCCGCTGCAGTCCACCGGTCTGGTCTCCATCCCGTTCGGCTATCTGGCGGGCTGGCTGGGCAGCCGCCTGGACCACCGGCGCCGCGCCGCCGAGAGCCGCGAGAACCGGCGGCTGTACGAGGAGAGCGAGGCACGACTGCTCGCCGCGGCCGAGTGA
- a CDS encoding helix-turn-helix transcriptional regulator, giving the protein MLSDPVRRRLYRYVAAAPEEVGRDAAAEAAGISRSLAAFHLDKLVEAGLLTVSFRRLSGRTGPGAGRPAKLYRRAEGEHAVSVPPRSYDAVGRLLAEVVENAGLDRELQAAARAAGAAQPDARADDVVAALRARGYEPFWDGRTLRLRNCPFHALATEFPALICGMNLALIEGLVPEPWAPAMDPCPGGCCVSLSKKEID; this is encoded by the coding sequence ATGCTGAGCGACCCCGTGCGCCGCCGGCTCTACCGATATGTCGCCGCCGCCCCGGAAGAGGTGGGGCGCGACGCGGCTGCGGAGGCGGCCGGGATCTCCCGGTCGCTGGCCGCCTTCCACCTGGACAAGCTGGTCGAGGCCGGGCTGCTCACCGTGTCCTTCCGGCGGCTGTCCGGGCGCACCGGCCCCGGAGCGGGGCGGCCGGCCAAGCTGTACCGGCGCGCCGAGGGGGAGCATGCCGTCTCCGTACCGCCGCGGTCGTACGACGCCGTCGGCCGGCTGCTCGCCGAGGTGGTGGAGAACGCCGGGCTGGACCGTGAACTGCAGGCAGCGGCGCGGGCGGCGGGCGCGGCACAGCCGGATGCCCGTGCCGACGACGTGGTGGCTGCACTGCGGGCCCGCGGTTACGAGCCCTTCTGGGACGGCAGGACGCTGCGGCTGCGCAACTGCCCCTTCCATGCGCTGGCGACGGAGTTCCCCGCCCTGATCTGCGGGATGAACCTGGCACTCATCGAGGGCCTGGTGCCCGAGCCGTGGGCGCCGGCCATGGATCCGTGCCCCGGCGGCTGCTGCGTGAGCCTTTCTAAAAAAGAAATCGATTGA
- a CDS encoding ATP-binding protein produces MTRTISRESLPGGAVPGHVAPGSFETGPWSLPWSPTACGLARTAVRDALIRWGLDELVPVAELLVSELVCNALRHGTGPLTLTVERGPDVRCAVGDGSSQPPRPLDAGPEDEGGRGLALVDMLAAQWGHERGLPSGKTVWFELSTGVAEPGPERGESADGRHAVWGGNVVDRLLPRKAEGKSQGTTAGKGEAA; encoded by the coding sequence ATGACCCGCACGATCTCCCGGGAGTCCCTCCCGGGCGGAGCGGTCCCCGGCCACGTCGCCCCCGGGTCGTTCGAAACGGGGCCGTGGTCCCTGCCGTGGTCGCCGACCGCGTGCGGCCTGGCGCGGACCGCGGTGCGGGACGCACTGATCCGATGGGGTCTCGACGAGCTGGTCCCGGTCGCCGAACTGCTGGTCAGCGAGCTGGTGTGCAACGCCCTGCGGCACGGCACCGGCCCGCTGACCCTCACCGTCGAGCGGGGCCCGGACGTGCGCTGTGCGGTCGGTGACGGTTCGTCGCAGCCGCCGCGCCCCCTCGACGCCGGCCCCGAGGACGAGGGCGGCCGCGGACTGGCGCTCGTGGACATGCTGGCCGCACAGTGGGGCCACGAGCGCGGCCTGCCCTCGGGCAAGACCGTGTGGTTCGAGCTCTCCACCGGGGTGGCCGAGCCGGGCCCGGAACGCGGCGAGTCCGCGGACGGGCGGCACGCGGTGTGGGGCGGGAACGTCGTGGACCGCCTGCTCCCGCGGAAGGCTGAAGGGAAGAGCCAGGGGACCACCGCGGGGAAGGGCGAGGCCGCGTGA
- a CDS encoding SDR family NAD(P)-dependent oxidoreductase, which produces MSAAEALRGGQTDGAALAGKVAIVTGAASGLGRASALALARAGARVVVADLDAQGGREVADMVDGQFRACDVSDLDANRALVEFTQEYYGGVDIALLNAGVATGCGVGEDFDPARYRRAMGANLDGVVFGTHAVLPALRARGGGSIVATASLAGLAAVPLDPLYAANKHAVVGLARSLGPALAPENVRFNAVCPGFAESRIIDHLRGLLSDQGLPVIPAEVVADTVLRILTGDGTGECWFVQAGREPEPFRFRNVPGPARPADSTAATP; this is translated from the coding sequence GTGAGTGCCGCGGAGGCCCTTCGCGGAGGGCAGACGGACGGTGCCGCGCTCGCGGGCAAGGTCGCGATCGTCACCGGTGCCGCCAGCGGACTGGGCCGGGCCTCGGCGCTGGCCCTGGCGCGGGCCGGAGCGCGCGTGGTCGTCGCCGACCTCGACGCGCAGGGCGGTCGGGAGGTGGCCGACATGGTCGACGGCCAGTTCCGCGCCTGTGACGTCTCCGACCTGGACGCCAACCGCGCGCTGGTGGAGTTCACCCAGGAGTACTACGGCGGTGTGGACATCGCGCTGCTCAACGCGGGGGTGGCGACCGGGTGCGGGGTCGGCGAGGACTTCGATCCCGCACGCTACCGCCGGGCGATGGGCGCCAACCTCGACGGCGTGGTCTTCGGTACCCACGCGGTGCTGCCCGCGTTGCGGGCGCGCGGCGGAGGGTCGATCGTGGCCACCGCTTCCCTGGCGGGCCTGGCGGCGGTGCCGCTCGATCCGCTGTACGCGGCCAACAAGCACGCGGTCGTGGGACTCGCGCGTTCCCTCGGGCCGGCTCTCGCGCCGGAGAACGTGCGCTTCAACGCGGTCTGCCCCGGCTTCGCCGAGTCGCGCATCATCGACCACCTGCGCGGTCTGCTCTCCGACCAGGGGCTGCCGGTCATCCCGGCCGAGGTCGTCGCGGACACCGTGCTGCGGATCCTCACCGGTGACGGCACCGGGGAGTGCTGGTTCGTCCAGGCCGGCCGCGAGCCGGAGCCGTTCCGCTTCCGCAACGTCCCCGGTCCGGCCAGGCCCGCCGACTCGACGGCCGCGACCCCTTGA
- a CDS encoding NADP-dependent oxidoreductase, which produces MSTTNRQIRLAARPVGDVKPEDWEHRSEAIEEPGPGRFAGRTRVISLDPAMRGWLDDRPSYLPPVGLGEVMRAGSVVEVTASNHPDFQPGDHVVGTFGVQEYVVSDGRGAMKIDTSLAPPSTYLGALGMPGMTAYFGLLDVGALQDGETVVVSGAAGAVGTVAGQIAKAKGCRVVGIAGGPEKCAMLTDELGFDAAIDYRSDDVKKALREHVPDGIDVYFDNVGGDILDIALTRLAMHARVVICGAISQYNNATPVKGPSNYLSLLVRRARMEGFVVFDYAKRYAEAAQEISAWIGAGRIKVKEHVVRGTVDDFPATLQMLFRGENTGKLVLELA; this is translated from the coding sequence ATGTCCACGACCAACCGCCAGATCCGCCTGGCAGCCCGCCCCGTGGGCGACGTGAAGCCAGAAGACTGGGAGCACCGCTCCGAAGCGATCGAGGAACCCGGCCCGGGCCGGTTCGCGGGGCGGACGCGCGTCATCTCCCTGGATCCGGCCATGCGGGGCTGGCTGGACGACCGTCCTTCCTACCTGCCGCCCGTGGGCCTCGGAGAGGTGATGCGGGCCGGATCGGTCGTCGAGGTCACCGCATCGAACCACCCCGACTTCCAGCCCGGCGATCACGTGGTCGGCACCTTCGGCGTCCAGGAGTACGTGGTCTCCGACGGCCGGGGCGCGATGAAGATCGACACCTCCCTCGCCCCGCCCTCGACGTATCTCGGAGCGCTGGGCATGCCGGGCATGACCGCCTACTTCGGCCTGCTGGACGTCGGCGCGCTGCAGGACGGCGAGACCGTCGTGGTGTCCGGCGCGGCCGGCGCGGTCGGCACCGTCGCGGGCCAGATCGCGAAGGCCAAGGGCTGCCGTGTCGTGGGCATCGCCGGCGGACCGGAGAAGTGCGCCATGCTCACCGACGAGCTGGGATTCGACGCCGCGATCGACTACCGGTCCGACGACGTCAAGAAGGCGCTGCGCGAGCACGTCCCCGACGGCATCGACGTCTACTTCGACAACGTCGGAGGGGACATCCTCGACATCGCCCTCACCCGGCTGGCGATGCACGCGCGCGTCGTGATCTGCGGCGCGATCAGCCAGTACAACAACGCCACGCCGGTCAAGGGCCCCTCCAACTACCTCTCGCTGCTGGTGCGCCGCGCCCGCATGGAGGGCTTCGTCGTCTTCGACTACGCCAAGCGCTACGCGGAGGCCGCGCAGGAGATCTCCGCCTGGATCGGTGCCGGCCGCATCAAGGTCAAGGAACACGTGGTGAGGGGCACCGTCGACGACTTCCCCGCGACCCTGCAGATGCTCTTCCGCGGCGAGAACACCGGCAAGCTCGTGCTGGAGCTGGCGTGA
- a CDS encoding SpoIIE family protein phosphatase, protein MTELSEGNDDPFALHFAALAVLDDRGVVVGWNQRAQELLGHPDAAVLGRRAFEVLVDPRDRPAAREAVAKCRRAGGWAGLLPLRHRDGRLVGMGLRAHALSRDDRVREWIVAGAPAADVLEWQRDRAIVQGLYRRCPIGLVVHGPDLTILRVNRAIERFTGVPAADFLGLPTGRLLVPDDAREAVDRVRQVMATGRPMVYSEQFVRLEWDPARERVAMVSSFPLEDPSGRILGVAEMIEDITERHRAQRRLALLDQAGSRIGTTLDVAETARELAEVMVHLADHVSVDLLQPVTRGEEPTRTLAGPMVRLGACSVGAQQPGPPHPHGEPVEFASESPQARCLAEGRPVLEPVLPPDRFSAGGRQAAHTPDLGVHSLIVVPLVARGLVLGVMTLWRSRRPDPFEADDLTLAQELAARAAVAIDNARRFTQQQQTAFTLQSSLLPRAVPDQSAVEVALRYLPASAAPGLGGDWFDVIPLSGARVALVVGDVVGRGIHAAATMGRLRTAVHTLASLDLEPDEVLSRLDDLVNLLGAEEEAAGERPVGERVVGATCLYAVYDPVSGRCSVARAGHPLPVVTAPDGLVAPLDLPAGPPLGLGGLPFEAREIDLAEGSLLCLYTNGLIGERHIDADTALTKLCAALTRPADALERTCQAVVDSLVPARPSDDVALLIARTRTLPPDDVASWQLPLEPASAARARALTSAKLAEWGLEHLAFTTELIASELVTNVYRYADGPATLRLIRERTLVCEVSDTSHTAPHLRRARTTDEGGRGLFLVAQMAERWGTRYTREGKTVWTEQPLTGPLT, encoded by the coding sequence ATGACGGAGCTCAGCGAAGGCAACGACGATCCGTTCGCGCTGCACTTCGCCGCCCTGGCGGTGCTCGACGACCGGGGAGTGGTGGTCGGCTGGAACCAGCGGGCGCAGGAACTGCTCGGCCATCCGGACGCCGCCGTGCTCGGTCGTCGGGCATTCGAGGTCCTTGTCGATCCTCGCGATCGGCCGGCTGCCAGGGAGGCCGTGGCGAAGTGCAGACGAGCCGGCGGCTGGGCGGGCCTGCTCCCCTTGCGCCACCGCGACGGGCGGCTCGTGGGCATGGGGCTGAGGGCCCATGCGCTCTCACGCGACGACCGGGTCCGTGAGTGGATCGTCGCCGGCGCACCCGCGGCCGACGTCCTGGAGTGGCAAAGAGACCGCGCGATTGTCCAAGGCCTGTACCGCCGGTGCCCGATCGGCCTGGTCGTCCACGGCCCCGACCTCACCATTCTCCGGGTCAACCGGGCCATCGAACGCTTCACCGGTGTCCCCGCGGCGGACTTCCTAGGGCTGCCCACCGGTCGTCTCCTCGTTCCCGACGACGCGCGCGAGGCCGTGGACCGTGTGCGCCAGGTGATGGCTACCGGAAGGCCGATGGTCTACTCCGAGCAGTTCGTCCGCCTGGAGTGGGATCCGGCACGAGAGCGGGTCGCGATGGTCTCGTCCTTTCCACTGGAGGACCCCTCCGGTCGGATCCTGGGCGTGGCCGAGATGATCGAGGACATCACCGAACGCCATCGGGCCCAGCGCCGGCTCGCGCTCCTCGACCAGGCCGGCAGCCGTATCGGAACCACCCTCGATGTGGCGGAGACCGCCCGGGAACTCGCGGAGGTGATGGTGCACCTCGCCGACCACGTGTCGGTGGACCTGCTCCAGCCGGTGACGCGCGGTGAGGAACCGACGCGCACCCTGGCCGGGCCCATGGTCCGGCTGGGGGCCTGTAGCGTCGGTGCCCAGCAACCCGGTCCGCCCCACCCCCACGGCGAACCCGTGGAGTTCGCGTCCGAATCACCCCAGGCCAGGTGCCTGGCCGAGGGGCGGCCCGTCCTGGAGCCGGTTCTCCCGCCCGACCGGTTCTCGGCGGGAGGCCGTCAGGCGGCCCACACGCCGGACCTGGGCGTCCACTCGCTGATCGTGGTGCCTCTCGTCGCACGTGGCCTGGTGCTGGGCGTGATGACCCTGTGGCGTTCGCGTCGCCCCGATCCCTTCGAGGCGGACGACCTCACCCTCGCCCAGGAACTCGCCGCGCGCGCCGCCGTCGCCATCGACAACGCCCGGCGCTTCACCCAGCAGCAGCAGACCGCGTTCACCCTGCAGAGCAGCCTGCTGCCCCGGGCCGTACCGGACCAGTCGGCCGTCGAGGTGGCCCTGAGGTACCTTCCGGCCAGCGCGGCCCCGGGCCTGGGCGGCGACTGGTTCGACGTCATTCCTCTGTCCGGGGCCCGGGTCGCCCTCGTCGTCGGGGACGTGGTGGGACGCGGAATCCACGCTGCCGCCACCATGGGCCGACTGCGCACCGCCGTGCACACGCTCGCCAGCCTCGACCTGGAACCGGACGAGGTCCTCTCCCGCCTGGACGACTTGGTCAACCTGCTGGGGGCCGAAGAGGAAGCAGCCGGCGAACGGCCGGTGGGCGAGCGGGTCGTCGGCGCGACCTGCCTGTACGCCGTGTACGACCCGGTCTCCGGGCGCTGTTCCGTGGCCCGCGCCGGTCACCCGCTGCCGGTGGTGACCGCTCCGGACGGACTGGTGGCTCCGCTCGACCTGCCCGCCGGCCCACCTCTCGGACTGGGCGGTCTGCCGTTCGAGGCCCGGGAGATCGACCTGGCCGAGGGGAGCCTGCTGTGCCTGTACACCAACGGACTCATCGGCGAACGCCACATCGACGCCGACACCGCCCTGACCAAGCTGTGTGCGGCGCTCACCCGCCCTGCGGACGCACTGGAACGAACTTGCCAGGCGGTGGTCGACTCGCTCGTGCCCGCGCGCCCCAGTGACGACGTCGCGCTGCTGATCGCCCGCACCCGCACGCTGCCACCGGACGACGTCGCTTCCTGGCAGCTGCCGCTGGAGCCTGCCAGCGCGGCCCGGGCCCGGGCGTTGACCTCGGCAAAGCTGGCCGAATGGGGTCTGGAGCACCTCGCGTTCACGACGGAGTTGATCGCCAGCGAACTGGTCACCAATGTCTACCGGTACGCCGACGGCCCCGCGACCCTGCGGCTGATCCGGGAACGGACCCTGGTGTGCGAGGTCAGCGACACCAGCCACACCGCGCCGCACCTGCGCCGCGCTCGCACCACCGACGAGGGCGGGCGCGGCCTGTTCCTGGTGGCCCAGATGGCCGAACGCTGGGGTACCCGCTACACCCGCGAGGGCAAGACCGTCTGGACCGAACAGCCACTGACCGGCCCACTCACCTGA
- a CDS encoding DUF485 domain-containing protein: MTHPDDRYPPPAPPGRTPRDPWQYDVPAYGPYDAYGQAAQHPPHAQPPGADLADLRSAYRVLRRVSTLTALGSFVVYVVLSCCAPDLMGSEIAGELSLGMSLGVLQLLVTFAAVFWYGRSAQRSVDPLARAVRERAVRTVRDAGVAG; this comes from the coding sequence ATGACACACCCCGACGACCGGTACCCGCCACCAGCACCGCCGGGACGGACTCCGCGGGATCCCTGGCAGTACGACGTCCCCGCGTACGGCCCCTACGACGCGTACGGGCAGGCCGCTCAGCATCCACCGCACGCCCAGCCGCCCGGCGCCGACCTCGCCGACCTGCGCTCGGCCTACCGGGTGCTGCGCCGGGTCTCGACGCTCACCGCGCTCGGCTCGTTCGTGGTGTACGTGGTGCTGTCCTGCTGTGCGCCGGACCTGATGGGTTCCGAGATCGCCGGGGAGCTGAGCCTGGGCATGAGCCTGGGGGTCCTCCAGCTCCTCGTCACCTTCGCGGCCGTCTTCTGGTACGGGCGCAGCGCGCAGCGCTCCGTGGACCCGCTGGCTCGGGCCGTGCGAGAGCGCGCGGTCCGGACGGTCCGGGATGCGGGAGTGGCGGGATGA
- a CDS encoding DUF3291 domain-containing protein encodes MTEHHLAQVNIGRIVAPLDSPELADFVAQQPEINALADRSPGFVWRLVDDEGADATGIRPDGNDALLLINCSVWESVEALRDFTYHSDHLRVLSRRREWFRRSAEAHQAMWWIPAGHRPTVAEAMERVAMLREHGPGPQAFTFRDPYPAPARAAQL; translated from the coding sequence ATGACTGAGCATCACTTGGCGCAGGTCAACATCGGCCGCATCGTCGCCCCGCTGGACAGCCCCGAGTTGGCCGACTTCGTCGCCCAACAGCCGGAGATCAACGCACTTGCCGACCGGAGCCCCGGGTTCGTCTGGCGCCTGGTCGACGACGAGGGCGCGGACGCGACCGGCATCCGCCCCGACGGGAACGACGCGCTGCTGCTGATCAACTGCTCGGTCTGGGAATCGGTAGAAGCCCTGCGGGACTTCACGTACCACAGCGATCACCTGCGGGTGCTGAGCCGCCGCCGGGAATGGTTCCGCCGCTCGGCCGAGGCACACCAGGCCATGTGGTGGATCCCGGCCGGCCACCGCCCGACCGTCGCGGAGGCGATGGAGCGGGTGGCGATGCTGCGCGAACACGGCCCCGGGCCGCAGGCCTTCACCTTCCGCGATCCCTACCCGGCCCCGGCCCGGGCAGCGCAGCTCTAG
- a CDS encoding Fur family transcriptional regulator, with amino-acid sequence MTRAATGEEPMALAAARLRAAGLRVTVQRMAVLAAVSEAAGHLDADALRERARRVTGGLSLQATYNVLRALTEAGLVRCTHIPGQPARYEIEHHDNHHHFVCLHCAAIRDVECTVGAAPCLEPRLPAEYDVQEAAVTFWGVCPDCRAGAG; translated from the coding sequence GTGACACGGGCGGCGACCGGCGAGGAGCCGATGGCTCTGGCCGCGGCACGACTGCGCGCGGCAGGCCTGCGGGTGACCGTCCAGCGCATGGCCGTACTGGCGGCGGTCTCCGAGGCCGCCGGCCACCTCGACGCCGACGCCCTGCGCGAGCGCGCCCGGCGGGTCACGGGCGGCCTGTCCCTGCAGGCCACCTACAACGTGCTGCGTGCCCTCACGGAAGCCGGTCTGGTCCGGTGCACCCACATCCCCGGTCAGCCGGCCCGTTACGAGATCGAGCACCACGACAACCACCACCACTTCGTGTGCCTGCACTGCGCCGCCATCCGTGACGTCGAGTGCACGGTGGGTGCGGCACCCTGCCTGGAACCCCGGCTGCCGGCCGAGTACGACGTCCAGGAGGCCGCCGTGACCTTCTGGGGCGTGTGCCCCGACTGCCGTGCCGGGGCGGGGTAG